The [Eubacterium] eligens ATCC 27750 genome segment CGTATGGTCATGGAAGAATCGAATATATATCAGGCTTCATAGTATCAGGAGCAATTATAATTATGGGCTTTGAACTGATGACAACATCATTCAGAAAAATACTTCATCCTACGCCGCTTGAGGTATCCGTACCATCTATTATTATACTTGTGTTATCAATCCTTATGAAAATGTGGATGGCTAAATTCAACAAATATCTTGGCAATAAGGTGGATTCTGCTGCAATGAAGGCAACGGCTACAGACAGCCTGTCAGACTGCGTTGCAACATCAGTAGTCCTTATAGGAGTGCTTCTTACCCTGTTTTCGGATATTAATATAGATGGAATAGCAGGAGTTGTTGTTGCAGTATTTGTAATATTAGCTGGTTTTGGTGCGGCAAAAGATACATTGCAGCCACTTCTTGGTCAGCCACCAACGAAAGAATTTGTACAGGAACTTGAGAATATTGTTCTTCAGGATAAGCATATAATAGGAGTTCACGACCTGATTGTGCATAATTACGGTCCGGGCAGAGTATATGCATCGCTTCATGCAGAGGTTCCGGCTAATATGGACATGATGGAGGCACATGATTATATAGATATGGCCGAAAGAAGAGTTGAAAAGCGCATGAAATGCTTTATAAGCATACATATGGATCCGGTAGTTACAGATGATGAGGTGATAAATCATTTGCGAAAGATGACTATTGCGGTTGTAAAGTCAGTAGGTGAGGAACTGGATATACATGATTTCAGGACTGTTAAAGGTCCATATATAACGAATCTTATATTTGATGTGCTTGTTCCTTATAATTATCATCTTTCAGATGACGAGATAAAGAAACAGATTCAGAAAAAAATCACGGAGAAGCAGAGCGAGTGCCACGCCGTGATTAATATTGATAAAAGTTATACAGGCTGATTAAATCCAGCCGCCATCAAGAGTTATTATCTGACCAGTAAGGTAGTTGTTAATTCCGGAAAGAGATTTAACAAGTTCAGCGACTTCCTGCGGGGCTCCAAACCGGCCTGCAGGAATCTCTTCGGCAAGTTCTGCCTTGTCATCATCTGAGAGATGACCGTTCATCTCTGTGTCAATAGCTCCGCAGGCAACAGCGTTGACTTGAATACCACTAGGAGCAAGTTCTTTTGCAAGTGCCCTTGTAAATGAATTGACTGCCCCCTTGGTTGCTGAATATGCAACCTCACAGCTTGCACCATATAATCCCCACACAGAAGATATATTAATAATCTTACCACAGTGCCTTTTCATCATATCTTTAACGGCAAAATGGCAGCAGTTAAAGACAGAATCTATATTAGTGTTACATATCCTGTGCCACTCATCTTCGCTCATATCCTGAAAAAGCCCGACAACAGATATTCCGGCATTGTTGATAAGCACATCAACCTGGCCGAAACGCTGAAGGCACATGTCAAACATTTTCTGTACATCACTGTAATTTCCCATATCGCCTGCAAATGTTTCACATTCACTTCCTTTTTCCTCAATAATGGATTTTACTTCATTTAGTTTATCCACATTATTCACACAGTTAATAACAATATTAGTATCTTTTCCAGCGAGTTCTATTGCAATGGCTCTTCCGATTCCTCGGGATGCTCCTGTTATAACTATAGTTTTTTTCATGATAATATGCCTCTCTTAAAACGATTTGATTTTAATAATATCGTTATTATAATACAGGAAAACACTGGATATTTCCATATAAAAATTAAAAACATATATTGACAAAAACTGCCTTGTGCATACTTACCAAAAAGAAATTCAGATTGTATTTATTTCAATAATTGCTTGACATTAATTTTGAATATTAAAAAAAGTTATCCACAATAAAAAATGCCAATTTTATCTAAAAAAACACTTATCAACTAAGTTATCCACATTATCCACAGAAATCCACAAAAAGTTAATCATGTTTAACTGCAGGTAAAAAAGAATAAATGTTTTGTTAAATATTGCAAAAAATCAAAAAACTTTAATATGATACTTGACATATATGCATAAAATAATTAAAGGACATACTTGTTAATTTACAAATATATGATATAATACTTACATAAAATAAGCATACAGAAATGTATCTTAGGTCGTGTTAGCTGCATGTGTATATATTCTTTCGACACATGCGGTGATTTAAGAAGGAAGAATGTCTGATAGATTTTATAAAGAGAAGGTTGGAAAGGAATTACGATCAGATTCTTACCTCTGCCCACGATTATAAAACACGTAAAGGAGTTGGACATCATGAGATTTATAATTACAGGAAGAAATATTGATATAACAGAGGGATTAAAGTCAGCAGTAGAGGAGAAGCTTGGAAAGCTTGACCGATTCTTTGCACCAGAGACAGAAGTTAATGTGACTTTAAGTGTGGAAAAAGAAAGACAGAAGATTGAGGTAACTATTCCGGTTAAGGGTAACATCATAAGAAGCGAGCAGGTAAGCAGCGATATGTATGTTTCAATTGATCTTGTAGAAGAGGTTATCGAGCGTCAGTTAAAGAAGTATAAGAATAAGATTGTTGACAAGCAGCAGAATGCAGCAGCATTTGCACAGGAATTCGTAGAGAAAGATTATGATGATGATGAGGTTAAGATTATCAGAACCAAGAGATTTGGAATCAAGCCAATGGATCCTGAAGAAGCATGCGTTCAGATGGAGCTTCTTGGACATAATTTCTATGTATTCTTTAATTCAGAGACAGAGGAAGTTAATGTTGTGTATAAGAGAAAAGGCAACACATATGGTTTGATTGAACCAGAATTAGATTAATTAGTTTAGTATTTTTTTCATATTACCACTTTCTGAAGATACCGTCTGTTGATTTAATACCAGCAGGCGGTATTTTTGCCATGGAATTGTTTTTAATTAATAAAATTTTAATGGTTTAACTTTACTTGATAGAATGTCTAAATAGTGATACAATTACAACACAAATAGGCTTTTATAAGGAGAAGTATAAAGTAATGGGATTAGCTCAGAAATTATTTGGAACACATAGTGAACATGAATTAAAAAGAATATATCCAATTGCAGATAAGATTGAAAGTTATAAAGAATCTTATGGCAAGTTAAGCGATGAAGAGCTTAAAGCAAAGACTAAAGAATTCAAGGACAGATTAGCAAAGGGAGAGACTCTTGATGATATTCTTCCAGAAGCATTTGCGACAGTAAGAGAGGCTGGTAAGAGAGTTCTTGGCATGGAACATTATCATGTTCAGCTTATTGGAGGTATTATTCTTCATCAGGGAAGAATTGCAGAGATGAAAACTGGTGAAGGTAAGACACTTGTGTGTACACTTCCTGCATATCTTAATGCACTTACAGAAGAGGGCGTAATCGTAGTTACTGTTAATGACTACCTTGCTAAGCGAGATGCTGAGCAGATGGGTATGATACATGAGTTTTTGGGTCTTAAGGTTGGCGTCGTATTACATGACTCAACAAGAGAAGAAAGACAGGCTGCATATGCGTGTGATATTACATATGTAACGAATAACGAGCTTGGATTTGATTATCTTCGTGATAATATGGCTATATATAAGAATGAACTTGTATTACGAAATCTTAAGTACTGTATTATAGATGAGGTCGATTCTGTTCTTATTGATGAGGCACGTACACCTCTTATTATCTCAGGACAGAGCGGAAAATCTACTAAATTATATGAACTCTGTGATATACTTGCAAGGCAATTACAGCGAGGCGAATATAAGGGTGAGAGAACTAAGATGCAGGCAATCATGAACGAGGAAGTTGAAGAAGATGGAGACTTCATCGTTAATGAGAAGGATAAGGTAGTTAACCTTACTGAACAGGGTATTCACAAGGTTGAGCAGTTCTTCCATATAGATAATTATGCAGATCCTGAGAATCTTGAAATTCAGCATAATGTTACACTTGCACTTCGCGCTCATAATCTTATGTTCAGGGATAAGGATTATGTTGTTAAAGATGATGAGGTACTTATAGTAGATGAATTTACAGGCCGTATTATGCCAGGACGTCGTTATTCAGATGGCCTTCATCAGGCTATTGAAGCTAAAGAGCATGTTAAGGTTAAGAGAGAGAGCAAGACTCTGGCAACTATTACATTCCAGAACTTCTTTAATAAGTTTGAGAAGAAGGCTGGTATGACAGGTACAGCCCTTACAGAAGAAAAGGAATTTCGTGAAATTTATAACATGGACGTTGTTGAAGTTCCAACTAACAAGCCTGTTATAAGAGTTGATAATAATGATGCTGTATTTAAGACTAAGAAAGGTAAGTTCAATGCAGTTGTGCAGTCCGTAATTGAATCTCATGAAAAGGGACAGCCTGTTCTTGTAGGTACAATAACGATTGAGACTTCTGAAATGCTTAGCGAGATGTTAAGAAAGAAGGGGATTCCACATAATGTACTTAATGCCAAGTTCCATGAGCTTGAGGCGCAGATAGTATCAGAGGCAGGACGTCATGGTGCAGTTACTATTGCTACTAACATGGCTGGTCGAGGAACTGATATTAAGCTTGATGATGAGGCTGTTGCTGCAGGTGGTCTTAAGATTATTGGTACAGAAAGACATGAAAGCCGTCGTATTGATAACCAGTTACGTGGACGTTCTGGACGACAGGGAGATCCTGGTGAATCAAGATTCTACATTTCTCTTGAAGATGATCTTATGAGGCTGTTTGCACAGGAAAGACTTATGAATATTTTCAACAGTCTTGGGGTATCTGAGGATGAGCAGATTGAGCATAAGATGTTAAGCAAGGCTATAGAGACAGCTCAGAAGAAGATTGAGACTAATAACTTTGGTATCAGAAGCCATCTTCTTGAGTATGATCAGGTTATGAATGAGCAGAGAGAGATTATGTATGCTGAAAGAAGAAGAGTTCTTGATGGAGAAAGCATGCGTAATTCTATTATGAAGATGATAACAGATTATGTAGAGAATGTTGTAAACCGTTGTGTTGGTGAAGATAAAGATGCCAATGAATGGGATTATAACGAAATTAATGAGCTTCTGCTTCCTACAATTCCGATTGAAAAGGTTGTATATAGAGAAAACATCAGGAATAAGAATGAATTAATACATGATTTAAAAGAGAAGGCTGTCAAACTATATGAGGATAAGGAAGCGTTATTCCCAGAGTCAGAACAGATCAGAGAAATTGAGAGAGTAATCCTGCTTAAGGTAATTGACAGAAAGTGGATGGATCATATCGATGATATGGATCAGTTGAAACAGGGTATAGGACTTCAGGCTCTTGGTCAGAGAGATCCGGTTGTACAGTATAAGATGATGGGCTATGACATGTTTGATGAAATGACAGCAGGTATAGCGGAAGATACAATAAGACTTCTTATGCATATTCAGGTTGAACAGAAGATAGAACGAGAACAGGTAGCCAAGGTGACTGGAACTAATAAGGATGAAGGACCTTCTGTAAAGGGTCCTGCAAGAAGAACAGAGAAGAAGATATATCCTAACGATCCATGCCCTTGTGGAAGCGGTAAGAAGTATAAGAACTGTTGTGGAAGACAGGCATAAGTTTATAATATGACTTTTGGGACGCGGAATGTCTGGAATATCAGCGTCCGCGTCTGTTGTTTTGGAGGATATATGGTAGAATTAGACCAGTTCAGATACAGAATTTCAGGATATGATAAGCCTATGGCACAGATTAAGAAATCACTGGATCTTGACAATAAGCAAAAAAGAATTGAAGAACTGGAAGCAGATATGGAAGCGCCAGGTTTTTGGGATAATCCGGATAAATCACAAAATGCTATGAAAGAACTTAAAGGGTTAAAAGATGCATTTGAAAGATATAATGAGCTTGAAACAGGTCTTGATGATGTTAAGACACTTATTGAGATGGCAGAAGAATCCAATGACCAGTCGCTTATTCCAGAGATAGAAGAAGAGATAACGAATCTCGAAGATAAGATGGAAAGTTTAAGAATTGAAACATTGCTTTCTGGAGAACATGATGCATGTGATGCCATTCTTACACTTCATGCAGGAGCAGGTGGAACAGAAAGCTGTGACTGGTGTCAGATGCTTTTCAGAATGTATACAAGATGGGCGGAAAGTCACGGATATACAACAGAAACACTTGATTATCTTGAAGGTGAAGAAGCAGGAATTAAGTCGGTTACTATAGAGATAAGAGGAGAGAATGCATATGGACATCTGAAATCTGAACATGGTGTTCACAGACTTGTAAGAATATCTCCATTCAATGCGGCAGGTAAGAGACAGACTTCTTTCGTATCATGTGACGTAATGCCTGATATTAATCAGGATATAGATATTGAGATTAATGATGATGATTTAAGAATTGATACATATCGTTCAAGTGGAGCTGGTGGACAGCATATTAACAAGACATCATCTGCAATCAGAATTACACATCTTCCAACAGGAATTGTTGTACAGTGTCAGAATGAAAGATCTCAGCACCAGAATAAAGATAAAGCTATGCAGATGTTAAAGGCTAAGCTCTATCTTTTAAAGGAGGCTGAGAATGCAGAGAATCTATCTGGAATCAGAGGAGATGTCAAGGATATTAATTTTGGAAGCCAGATAAGAAGTTACGTTCTTCAGCCATATACAATGGTTAAGGATAACAGAACTAATAAGGAAGTTGCTAATGCAGGAAGTGTTCTGGATGGAAACATTGATCCGTTCATAAATGCATATTTAACATGGATTAGTACGGGAAAAACTGAAGAGTAACAGATATTAAGGTAGTAAACTGAATGATAGTGAAAGGTGGTACATCAGTATGGCGGATTATATTAAACCGGTGATTTTCAGATTAGGCAATCAACAGTTTGGAGTAGATATTAATCTTGTCCAGTCGATAGAACGGGAGATTAATATTGTGAGAGTTCCTAATGCAATGGAGTATATCAGTGGAATTGTTAATTTGAGAGGGGAGGTTATCCCTGCTTTCAGCTTAAGAAAAAAGTTTGGCACGGATGATGCTGTTGGAAGTATTGGCGAAGACAGTACAATTATTGTTAATATTCCTGGCGTGGTTAAGCTGGCACTTGAAGTTGATGATGTACTTGAGATTGGAGATATTGATGCAAATGGTATTGTTCCTATGCCGGCTCTGGCTAGAACGGATGATACAGCATATCTTGACAGGGTCGCCAATGTTAATGGGGAATTAGTTATTCTTCTTGATGTAGAGAAATTACTTACACAGTCAGAAGCAGAGAGCGTTAAGAAATTTACGGAAGAAATGAGTAATGATAATGGAGGTGCTGCAAATGGCTGAAACGAAATTTAAAAGAAATGCAGGTATACTTATGCCAGTAAGTTCATTGCCATCACCATATGGCATAGGAACATTTGGCAAGGATGCATATGATTTTGTTACATTTGTTAAAGAGTGTAATCATAAGTACTGGCAGGTACTTCCGTTAGGACCAACTACTTATGGTGACAGCCCATATCAGTCATATTCTGCATTTGCAGGCAATCCGTACTTTGTTGATCTTGATATGCTTATTGAGGAGGGGTTCTTGTTAAAGTCAGAGGTTATTTCAAGAGACTGGGGCGATGGAATTGTGCCTGTAAATGTTTCTGAAGATGACGCTGTTAATGGAAGATTCGGAACCTACAGAGATGGAAATATTGGCGACGAAAGATATGTCAGTTATGAGAAGATATATAATAACAGATTTGATATATTAAGAATTGCTTACGACAGATTTAGGGATGCATGTGCAGAAAGCAAGAAGACGCTTGCCAAGGGACTTCCTCTTTATAAGCAGTTTGATAATTTTGTTAAAGATAATGCAGACTGGCTTGAGGATTATGCTCTGTTTATGGCATTAAAGTCTCACTTTAACAATGTCTCATGGGGTGAATGGGAAACTGATATAAAGTTCAGAAAGCCAGAGGCGATGAGCCAATATGAAGAACAGCTTTCGGATGATATAGGATACTGGAAATTCATACAGTTTGAATTCTACAGACAGTGGAATGCGCTTAAACAATATGCTAATAGTAATGGTATAGAGATTATAGGTGATATACCTATTTATATGGGATATGACAGCGTAGATGTATGGGCTAATCAGGGAGAATTCCAGCTGGATGAGAATTTAACACCGATAAAGGTTGCAGGTGTACCGCCAGATGCATTTTCTGATGCAGGACAAAAATGGGGCAATCCTCTTTATGATTATGATAAAATGGAAGCAAATGGATTCAGCTGGTGGAGAAAGAGAATGGCAGCCTCAGCAAAGCTGTATGATGTCATAAGAATTGACCATTTTATAGGAATTGTGAAGTACTATACAATTCCATCAGATATGCCTGATGCAAGACAGGGTGAGTACAGACAGGGACCGGGACAGAAACTGCTTGATGTTATTAATGAATCTATCGGTGATAAGAAGATTATTGCTGAAGACTTAGGTGTTGAAGTTCCTGAAGTGGCAAAGATTCTTAAAGAAAATGGATATCCGGGAATGAAGGTCCTTGAATTTGCATTTGGAGGAGATAGAAAGAATCCGCATCTTCCATATAATTATAAACAAAATCTTGTGTGCTATGGTGGAACTCATGATAACGAAACCTTGCTTGGTTTCTTTGAAGACAGGGGCGACTGGGAATTAGGATATGCTTATGACTATCTTGATACAAGAGATAAGGGAAGAATGGTTGACCAGGTATTCAGGGCTGCGTATTCAAGCGTTGCTGTTCTTACAGTATTTGCTGTTCAGGACATTCTAAAGCTTGGAAACTGGGCAAGAATGAATCTTCCATCAAGCATGGGCAATAACTGGAAATGGCGAATGCAGAAAGGTCAGTTAGGCCAACATGAACTGGAATGCATGAGATATCTTGCAAGTGTATTTGATAGAGAAAGAAAGTAATATTAGGATGGGGAAGGAAATTGGTAATAAATTTCCTCCCCCTTTTTTGAATGAAAAATAAAAAATAGTTCGATGGTACTATTTACATATTTTAGATTGGTGGTATTATATTCATATAAAGAGACAAGTTAATATGTTGGCAAAGTAGTCGAAAGGCTATGACGCAAAGCCAAGGGTCTTAACTGATTTTATCAGAATGACAGCCGGTTGCATTACAATCAACGCAAATGATTAGTATTTTTCAGGCATCCGGTTATCGGGTGCCTTTTTTGTTGAACGGGGGATATGGATATGAAAAGGAATAATTCTAAAAAGTGGATTAAAAATGTAACGATAGCAACAGCAGTACTTGTATTTGGTATCGGTGTTGGTTTCGCGGCTAAAGTAGCAGGAACACCTAATTCAGATAATGATGGTGCCAAAACAATAGTTGCGGCAGCTAATGATGCAACAGATTCAGTAGTTAAGGAAACAATTGCCCAGAAAGAAACAGAAACTGATACAGAGACAGCTGCTATAGAGGCAACAACTGAAGTTACAACAGAAGAAGCCACAGAGGCAGTAACAGAACAGAGCAGTACAATTGCAGAGACTCAGCCACAGACAGAGACTGCCACAGAGGCAGTTCAGGTAACAGAACATACGGAGGCTGCGACAAAAGCACCAGTACCTGTTGTACAGACTCCATCAGATGAAAGAGTTGCACAGGTTATATCAGGAATCAATGCAGAACGTGCAGCAGCAGGTGTGTCTGCAGTTACATATGATGCAATTCTTACAGATATGGCTCAGGTAAGAGCATCAGAGAATGCAGTTAATGATTACTTTGTTATAGAGAATGGCAAGCATAAAAGACCAGATGGAAGAAATGCTTCTTCAATATGTTCAGATTTTGGACAGGCCGGATATTTCGGTGAGGTCATGGGCAGATATCAGACAAGCCCTGTAGAGATAGTAAATGGCTGGCACAATTCAGCAACACATTATGCATGTATGACAAGTACTAAGTACAGCAGAGTTGGTGTAGGTGTTGCAGCAGACTCAGAAGGATACCTTTACTGGGTAGCAATCTTCATGGATTAATTATAAGCAGACAATAAATTACATAATATAGATACAACTTAATATGGTAAGAACAATGTATTTGCGGCATTGTTTTTATAAAGCTTCACAAGAAGCGAAACCCTCACATTCCTCTCCCGTTGTGTGAGGGTTTCTTTTTGCGCGAGTAGCGCGGAGAATATACTTAATGAAAGGACAGGCATGCTTGCATGGCCTGTCCTTTTGTTAAGTATATTCGAGAAGCACCGCGACAATGCCATAACGAAGTTATGGCATCTGCGCTACTCGCAAGGAGAATATAATTATATGCTTGCAATGTGTATACATATATGGTAATATTCTTTGTGCGGTAGACAGTTGTTTATCAGAGAAAGACATTGAAGAACAATTGTCTTTGTAAAACGGACAATAGAAAGGTACAGACGCAGTATGGCAGATAATATTAAGTATTATGTCGTTAAGCAAAAGGCTCTGCCTGAGGTTCTGCTTAAGGTAGCGGAGACGAACAGAATTATTGAGACTGAAAATATATCTGTTGCAGATGCTACAGAGAAAGTTGGAATAAGCAGAAGTTCTTATTACAAGTATAAGGATGATATTTTTCCGTTTAGAGAGAATGTAAAGGGTAAAACCATTACATTTGTATTGTCTATGGACGATGAACCAGGGCTGCTTTCCCTGGTATTGAAGAAGGTTGCAGAATTCAAGGCGAATATTCTTACTATTCATCAGACAATTCCTGTTAATGGAATTGCTTCGCTGACGCTCAGCGTGGATATTCTTCCAACTACAGGAGATTCTTCAGAAATGATAGAGCAGATAGAAAGACTTAAAGGGGTAAGATATCTTAAGATATTAAGCAGTGATGCATCTATCTGATATATAAGCAATTAAAGAAAACGGAGGCAGATATGGCAAAGATTGCAGTGTTAGGTTATGGAACAGTAGGATCAGGAGTGGTTGAGGTATTAAATACCAATGGTGCTTCAATTGCAAAGAGAGCAGGAGATACTATTGAGGTTAAGAGTGTACTTGATTTAAGAGATTTTCCTGGAGATCCAATTCAGGATAAAATCGTTCATGATATAGATCTTATAATTAATGACCCTGAGATAGAGGTTGTTGTTGAGGTTATGGGTGGTGTAGAGCCGGCATTTACATTTGTTAAGAAGGCACTTGAAGCAGGAAAGAGTGTGTGTACATCTAATAAGGCACTTGTTGCTGCACACGGTCCGGAGCTTCTTGAGATGGCTAAAGAAAGAAAACTTAATTTCATGTTTGAGGCATCAGTAGGCGGTGGAATTCCAATTATCAGACCGCTTAACCAGTCTCTTACAGCAGATGAGATTACTAAGATTACAGGTATTCTTAATGGAACAACTAACTATATTCTTACTAAGATGAGCAGAGAAGGAATCTCATATCAGGAGGTTCTTAAAGAGGCACAGGCACTCGGATATGCAGAAAGAAATCCGGAGGCTGATGTTGAAGGTTACGATGCATGCAGAAAAATAGCAATTCTTACATCACTTGCATTTGGAAATACAGTGAAATTCGAGGAAGTGTATACAGAGGGAATAACAAAGATTTCTAATGAAGATTTTGCATATGCTAAAGAACTTGGATGCGTTATCAAACTTCTTGCAACAAGCTACAGCAAGGATGGCAAGGTATATGCAATAACAGCACCATTCATGATTGACAGCACACATCCATTATATAATGTTAATGACGTTCTTAACGGAATCTATGTACACGGCAATGTATTAGGAGATGTAATGTTCTTCGGAGCAGGAGCAGGAAAGCTTCCAACAGCAAGTGCTGTAGTATCAGATGTAGTTGACTGTGTTAAGCATAAGGGTAAAAATGTTATGACAATCTGGAGTTCAGTAAAGCAGGAGCTTGGTGATACATTTGACGAGACAAGAAGATTCTTTGTAAGAATTAAGGGCGATGATGTCCAGGCAGCCAAGGCAGCATTTGGTGAAGGACAGGTTGTTAAGGTTGATGGAATTAACGGAGAGTTCGGATTTGTTACAGAGCCTATGACAGAGAGAGCATTTGAAGATGCTAAGGATAAGGTTTCTGTTATAAGCAGAATCAGAATAGATGATACTAAATTACAGTAATAATATAAGGGAGTAAGAGTAATGGTTAAAGTAGTTAAATTTGGTGGAAGTTCACTTGCAAGCGCAGAGCAGTTTAAGAAGGTTGGTAATATTATCCGTGCTGATGAGGACAGAAAGTATGTAGTTCCTTCAGCACCTGGAAAGAGATTTCCAGAGGATACTAAGGTTACTGATATGCTTTACAAATGTTATGCAGAGGCAGAAGCTGGTAAGAATATTGAGAAGAGCCTTAAGGCAATTGAGGAAAGATATAACGAAATAATAAAGGGGCTTGGACTTAAGCTTTCATTAAAGGAACAGTTCGAGACAATCAAGAAGAATTTTGAGGCACTTGCAGGAAAAGATTATGCAGCTTCAAGAGGTGAATATCTTAATGGTATTATCATGGCTAACTATCTTGGATATGAGTTCATAGACGCTGCTACAGTTATCTGCTTCGATAAGGATGGAGAGTTTGATTCAGAAAAGACTAATGAAGTGTGTGAAGCAAAGTTTGCTAATATTGTAAGAGCAGTTGTACCTGGATTTTATGGAGCAATGCCTAACGGAAAGGTTAAGACATTTTCAAGAGGCGGTTCTGATGTAACAGGATCAATCGTTGCAAGAGCACTTAAGGCTGATATGTATGAGAACTGGACAGATGTATCAGGCTTCCTTGCAGCAGATCCAAGAATTGTAAATAATGCAAAGCCAATCAACGTTATTACATATAAGGAATTAAGAGAGCTTTCATACATGGGTGCATCAGTGCTTCATGAATCAGCTATCTTCCCTGTAAGAAAGGGTGGAATTCCTATCAATATTAAGAATACTAATGCTCCGGAAGATAAGGGAACAATGATTGTTGAGACAACATGTAATATGCCGGAATACACAATTACTGGTATTGCAGGTAAGAAGGGATTCGTTGCAATCAGCATTGATAAG includes the following:
- a CDS encoding CAP domain-containing protein: MKRNNSKKWIKNVTIATAVLVFGIGVGFAAKVAGTPNSDNDGAKTIVAAANDATDSVVKETIAQKETETDTETAAIEATTEVTTEEATEAVTEQSSTIAETQPQTETATEAVQVTEHTEAATKAPVPVVQTPSDERVAQVISGINAERAAAGVSAVTYDAILTDMAQVRASENAVNDYFVIENGKHKRPDGRNASSICSDFGQAGYFGEVMGRYQTSPVEIVNGWHNSATHYACMTSTKYSRVGVGVAADSEGYLYWVAIFMD
- the malQ gene encoding 4-alpha-glucanotransferase, translating into MAETKFKRNAGILMPVSSLPSPYGIGTFGKDAYDFVTFVKECNHKYWQVLPLGPTTYGDSPYQSYSAFAGNPYFVDLDMLIEEGFLLKSEVISRDWGDGIVPVNVSEDDAVNGRFGTYRDGNIGDERYVSYEKIYNNRFDILRIAYDRFRDACAESKKTLAKGLPLYKQFDNFVKDNADWLEDYALFMALKSHFNNVSWGEWETDIKFRKPEAMSQYEEQLSDDIGYWKFIQFEFYRQWNALKQYANSNGIEIIGDIPIYMGYDSVDVWANQGEFQLDENLTPIKVAGVPPDAFSDAGQKWGNPLYDYDKMEANGFSWWRKRMAASAKLYDVIRIDHFIGIVKYYTIPSDMPDARQGEYRQGPGQKLLDVINESIGDKKIIAEDLGVEVPEVAKILKENGYPGMKVLEFAFGGDRKNPHLPYNYKQNLVCYGGTHDNETLLGFFEDRGDWELGYAYDYLDTRDKGRMVDQVFRAAYSSVAVLTVFAVQDILKLGNWARMNLPSSMGNNWKWRMQKGQLGQHELECMRYLASVFDRERK
- a CDS encoding aspartate kinase; protein product: MVKVVKFGGSSLASAEQFKKVGNIIRADEDRKYVVPSAPGKRFPEDTKVTDMLYKCYAEAEAGKNIEKSLKAIEERYNEIIKGLGLKLSLKEQFETIKKNFEALAGKDYAASRGEYLNGIIMANYLGYEFIDAATVICFDKDGEFDSEKTNEVCEAKFANIVRAVVPGFYGAMPNGKVKTFSRGGSDVTGSIVARALKADMYENWTDVSGFLAADPRIVNNAKPINVITYKELRELSYMGASVLHESAIFPVRKGGIPINIKNTNAPEDKGTMIVETTCNMPEYTITGIAGKKGFVAISIDKDMMNSEIGFCRKVLSVFEDNGISIEHMPSGIDTMTVFVHQDEFVEKEQKVLAQIHKAVNPDSVELEANLALIAVVGRGMKNSTGIAGNIFSALAKAKINVKMIDQGSSELNIIIGVRNRYFEDAIKTIYGVFVPEE
- a CDS encoding ACT domain-containing protein, which produces MADNIKYYVVKQKALPEVLLKVAETNRIIETENISVADATEKVGISRSSYYKYKDDIFPFRENVKGKTITFVLSMDDEPGLLSLVLKKVAEFKANILTIHQTIPVNGIASLTLSVDILPTTGDSSEMIEQIERLKGVRYLKILSSDASI
- a CDS encoding homoserine dehydrogenase — its product is MAKIAVLGYGTVGSGVVEVLNTNGASIAKRAGDTIEVKSVLDLRDFPGDPIQDKIVHDIDLIINDPEIEVVVEVMGGVEPAFTFVKKALEAGKSVCTSNKALVAAHGPELLEMAKERKLNFMFEASVGGGIPIIRPLNQSLTADEITKITGILNGTTNYILTKMSREGISYQEVLKEAQALGYAERNPEADVEGYDACRKIAILTSLAFGNTVKFEEVYTEGITKISNEDFAYAKELGCVIKLLATSYSKDGKVYAITAPFMIDSTHPLYNVNDVLNGIYVHGNVLGDVMFFGAGAGKLPTASAVVSDVVDCVKHKGKNVMTIWSSVKQELGDTFDETRRFFVRIKGDDVQAAKAAFGEGQVVKVDGINGEFGFVTEPMTERAFEDAKDKVSVISRIRIDDTKLQ